Proteins encoded in a region of the Tripterygium wilfordii isolate XIE 37 chromosome 21, ASM1340144v1, whole genome shotgun sequence genome:
- the LOC119990008 gene encoding cytochrome P450 77A3-like, giving the protein MEDLLDFLVLCFSATFIFLWWRHWSVTGGGHKNLPPGPPGWPIVGNLFQVILQRKPFIFIVRDLRAKYGPIFTMQMGQRTLVIVTSSGLIHEALVQRGPTFASRPMDSPIRLVFSVGKCAINSAAYGPLWRSLRRNFVSELISPVRVKQCSWIRKWALENHMKRLKTESFQNGFVEVMSNCRLTICSVLICLCFGAKISEDRVAEIESVLKEVMLMTTPKLPDFLPILAPLFHRQMREAKELRKKQMERLVPLIRKRREFVDNGERPNLEMVSPVGAAYVDTLFGLSPVGRGSLGEEEIVTLCSEIVSAGTDTSAMTVEWVLLHLVQNQEIQQKLYDEIVGLVGRDGLVMEEHVEKMAYLAAVVKESFRRHPPSHFLLSHAATEETELGGYTIPADVNVEFYTAWVTEDPDMWEDPGEFRPERFLDGGDGVDVDVTGTRGVKMLPFGAGRRICPAWSLGVLHVNLLLARMVHAFRWLPVPGFPPDPTETFAFTVVMKNPLKAVILPR; this is encoded by the coding sequence ATGGAGGACTTGCTAGACTTCCTCGTACTTTGTTTTTCCGCCACCTTTATCTTCTTATGGTGGAGACACTGGTCCGTCACCGGTGGCGGCCATAAGAACCTCCCGCCGGGTCCTCCGGGGTGGCCAATCGTCGGCAATCTCTTCCAAGTCATACTCCAACGCAAGCCCTTCATTTTTATCGTCCGTGATTTACGGGCAAAGTACGGTCCCATCTTCACCATGCAAATGGGCCAACGAACTCTTGTTATTGTCACCAGTTCTGGTCTGATCCATGAAGCCCTAGTTCAAAGGGGCCCAACCTTCGCTTCTCGGCCCATGGACTCGCCGATCCGGCTTGTGTTCAGCGTAGGCAAATGCGCCATTAATTCCGCTGCATACGGCCCACTCTGGCGGTCCTTGAGGAGGAACTTTGTTTCGGAGCTGATAAGCCCAGTGAGAGTGAAGCAGTGTAGCTGGATACGTAAATGGGCTTTGGAGAACCACATGAAGAGGCTCAAAACGGAGTCGTTTCAGAACGGGTTTGTTGAGGTAATGAGCAACTGTAGACTCACTATCTGTAGCGTCTTAATTTGTCTATGTTTTGGTGCAAAAATTTCTGAAGATCGTGTGGCTGAGATTGAAAGTGTACTGAAAGAAGTTATGTTAATGACAACACCAAAGCTTCCAGATTTCTTGCCAATTTTGGCTCCATTGTTTCATCGTCAAATGAGAGAAGCAAAAGAGCTGAGAAAGAAACAAATGGAGCGTTTGGTTCCACTGATAAGGAAAAGAAGAGAGTTTGTGGATAATGGTGAGAGGCCCAATTTGGAAATGGTGAGCCCAGTTGGTGCGGCCTATGTTGACACACTGTTTGGGCTGAGTCCAGTGGGCCGAGGCTCATTAGGTGAAGAAGAGATTGTTACATTATGTTCAGAAATTGTTAGTGCGGGGACTGACACTAGTGCGATGACTGTTGAATGGGTTTTGCTCCACCTGGTCCAAAACCAAGAGATTCAACAAAAGTTGTACGATGAAATTGTTGGACTTGTTGGGAGAGATGGGCTGGTTATGGAAGAACATGTGGAGAAGATGGCGTATCTTGCTGCGGTGGTTAAGGAGAGTTTCCGGCGACACCCGCCGAGTCATTTTTTGTTATCACACGCGGCGACGGAGGAGACGGAGCTAGGTGGGTACACGATACCGGCGGATGTGAATGTTGAGTTCTACACTGCGTGGGTGACTGAGGATCCGGATATGTGGGAGGATCCAGGTGAGTTCCGACCCGAGAGGTTCTTGGATGGGGGTGATGGGGTTGACGTGGACGTGACGGGGACACGTGGCGTGAAGATGTTGCCTTTTGGGGCGGGGAGGAGGATTTGCCCGGCTTGGAGCTTGGGTGTGTTGCATGTGAACCTTCTTCTTGCAAGGATGGTACATGCTTTTAGGTGGTTGCCGGTTCCGGGTTTCCCACCCGACCCGACTGAGACATTCGCTTTTACAGTCGTGATGAAAAATCCTCTTAAGGCTGTTATATTGCCTAGGTAA